The sequence below is a genomic window from Macadamia integrifolia cultivar HAES 741 chromosome 1, SCU_Mint_v3, whole genome shotgun sequence.
TTTCAGTACATGTACTTCAGAATTTTGTGGTTCAAATAATCCtgtatccaaaaaataaaatataagaaataaagaaaaatcaaattaatcttattaatttttaaaagattATTATTCCAATACTAACCTTTCATACCAGAtgtttgattttcaaaattttcagaatttgaaGTTGTAGAACTTGATTCAGTAAGTTGGACTTTCAGTAGCCATGtctgatttttgtttcttttatttgtatGCAGGCTTCCTCTAATAGTCCTTTTATTTGCATTGTATCTTTAACATTGACTGTTAGTTGctatatattttggtggcataGTGATCTAATAAAGGAAAggcaattgagttataattcATTGAGCAAGTCTAAATTTTAAAAAGCAAATCCATTGGAAGTAAACACTATGCACAATGGGGGACATGTTTAAGGTTATATACCCTATATATGGAATTCAAACAAAAAAGTAATTAAGAAATCCATACCAACTTCAAAAAACAACAGGAAATATATCAACAACCTGGACAAAAAGTTTAAGAAAATTAGGAAAGGTGAGAATGTTacaccaacaacaaaaaaaaaaaggaaaaaaagggagtTATAGAATCTTGGAAGTCCTTATTTGGGGCCCTATTTGGGACTCACCACCCTACACATATTTGGTCTATGAAATGAACCGATTCATTTTAAAAGTCAGATTTCAGACCGGCAAACCCAATATCCACCATACACATGGACGATTCCACATGTCGAAATTAGACATACCCTTCGCTAGCCTTCACCAGGGATTACAGCCACAAAGGATTTCgatcatttttttccttattttaagagaaaaagtAATAAAGTGGGTAACTACctatcaacaaaaacaaaaataagttGATAACTCTCTATTCTGATGTATCTGAGTTGGCATCTAGGGGTCAATTGCAAAGGATGAAGAGGTAGCCAAATTGAGAGATGAGATCAAGCTTACTTGCACTtattggaaaataaaaactattgGAGTCACAAGTAATTACCCTGAacaccccccctctttttttgtaCTCTCTCTTAAACAGCTCTCTTTTTAGCTTTccttttctatcaaaaaaactTTATCTCTTGTTATTTATCAAAATAGATGCTTCATATTTTACCCGTTTACAGTTGGAGAAATACCAGAGAATAGTTGATTTGGAAATGAAGAAGAGGGTACTGGAGTTGGAGTTCTGTCTTCAGGAAGCCCACTCTTAGATAAGAAAGCTTCAAAGGGTAATATATATTTTCCTACCCTGAATTATTCACTCTCATTTTAGCTGAAAATAAATTGGGTATTAGTGGCTTTCCAAATGACGAATGCAAATCCCACCAATAACGAACAATAACAGTATAGCAGGAATGAGACAAAGCATTTAAAACAACAGAAAAGCAGGAAGAAAGGAAATAGAAATTGAGCTtgtctacaattttttttatgaaaatcaaAACCTATAGATTACTGAACCAAAACCTATATACTGGAACATCTAGTACAACTATAtaagagaatgaaaaaacaaTTTTTGAATTAGAAATTACCCATAAATCCAAATATTGTTTCAACACAttaaacaatataaaaaacttttGGTGCAAAAGAGATGGgaagagaaaatcaaatcattttcaTGTCCATATCCAAGTAAAGAGCAAAAATGATGGTTCTgaatcaatgaaatcaaaagTGTATATTGTACTCTAGTTATAGTGGCATGGAACTCACTGCCACATGCCAGGGAATCAAGGGCACCACCCAGATTTAATTTAGATTGATTTTCAAGTAGTATTCAAAATAATAACCATAACAGAAGCAATCCTATTCCCTACATCGAATCAAATCCCCAAACAGTTAGCACCCATCACACAAAGCGTAGGTGTGTAAAGAACACCTCGAAAACAAAAATACCAGTATAGAGTACAGATCaaattagaaaaacataataaccTTGAAggtaaaaggaaggaaaaataaaaataccagTATAGAGCACAGAACACAAAAAGGATAATGATTCGGGGATGGTTGTTAAATAAATTATCTGtcatattttatttcaaaaggaactaatgaaaagaaaatccttGAACCGAACCTGTTTTTTTGGTGATGAAACTACAATAAGAGAAAACACGAAGGAAGGGTGGGGGATAAGCCTGGATTATTGGTGGGTTGGCTGGATTATCTGAAATCAGTAGTGCGTTTTACTTGAACTGCGATTTTTGTCGGGCTTAAGTTGGGAGaaggctgatttttttttttgctgctatTAGACATTCTTAAGAGGTTCTGCTTGTTCTAGATGATGTATCCATATACATCTCCTTCTTCTATCTTGATTCTCTACAACAATATTTTAGGGATTCAGAAGAATCAATCCTTCCATGCAAGTGGAGACTGGAGAGTACTGTGTCACATTTGTTTCATTTTCCcatgaaatataaaaataagaggGAATATGTGATACATGAAGATGTCTATGCTACTGgagattttattcttttatagCTCTGAGCCAAGATGGAATGGTACTACTActtttgatcaatctcatgttTGTATTTTCACATTGGCATACATACCCCGATGGTCCATAACAAGATGCTAAATCTTAAGATAAACCGAGAACAACCTTGAGATGCTCGATGGAATTACTCTTTTAAGTGGTATAATTTGGCTCGGAGATTTTAGTgtgtttgggtttttttatctGCTATCAGTTTCCTTTCTAATAATGAACGTTGATCAGTAAATTAACTATGAGAGTAAACAAGGCATAGTAAATTTACAGGTATTGTATGGGTCGAAGCCCGATAAGCTCCAATAATCAATATCCCTTACATGTTCAGCTTTTGGGGCTTGGGTTCAGAGAAGGAAGGAaatcctttctcttttctctctcagaAGTTAAAAAGCTCAACGGAATTATAAAGCAaattaccaaaacaaaaaacatcaCAATCATTTCAAGGTGGAATGAATTCAAAACCTCTTACAAGATGAAACAAAACCAGTTATAAGCTAAATTTAAATCAcataaatcatcaaaaccaatctaattcagagaaacaaaaacaaaacaaatattaaTTGCAGCACCAATAAAACTATTTTCCATATAAATCTTCTTATACGAATTGTACAGGAAAAAgtcttaagaagaaaaaaagaataattgggataaaaGCAAAGAGATGGGATGATTACCTGGGAGAACCCAACGGCAGGAAGACATTGGTGGATCTGCTATTCCAATGCCCAAGAAGATTTCTAGATTGTGCTTGGCTTGTCGTTGACAATGTGCGTAGGGAAAGACGCTGTCCTCTGTTGCAGATGATGATGAAACCACATAAAAGTGAGTGAGAaatagcaagagagagagacagatgatagagaaaagaaactaatgTTAGAGAGGATGACTTTCTTCTACATCATGTTTAATGGAATTCTCGAGGATTACATCAGACAAACTTCAAAATTCGAAGCAATCCGAAGCAAGCAAAGCCCTATTCGAAAAAACTTTCTTCTCACCGGAAATAGCTAAATCGGGCGGCGAAGACGAGTCGAAGCAATCGAAGTTTGAAGATGGAGAACACTGAATGAAAGACTCGCGTGCCGCTACACCAGAAATAGCTAAATCGGGCACCGAAAATAGAAGAACGTGAGAGTGAGGTGGGAAAAAAAACTCCtagaaaatagattttttttttctgaaagatagaaacatgagagagaagatggagaaaatatagaaagaattttttttttttaggtaaaaccgATTTCtaaaatatagtttttttttaatttagaaagatatggattaaaagagtaagagagaggagggagaaaattcagaaagatttatttaaaaaaataagagagagagagagagagagagagagagatgaggaagaaagttctttaccaaaaagaaaaaggaaagaaaatttagAATGAGAGATTCCTAATATGTAgagatttttataattttttttcttaagaaacatatggattaaaagagaggaacatgagaggggagggagaaaatttagaaagaatttttttttgtattatgaaaactcttcaaaatatagatttttttttctttaagaaagatatagatttctttaccaaaaaaaaaagcaaagataTAGATTTTTCTAGAACGTGTGAGAGGtgagggagaaaaggaaagtgagaaaaagggagggagagataaggaaaggaatgtgataggaataaaaaaactaaaatttagaaaatatataaagggtaccaacaatatcaaaaaaatagaaaggtttgacaaaaaagataatgaaaaagatgacgtatttaaataagtaagaagaataaaactgtcaaagaaaagattagccacgaaacatgagtacatacttttatataatagtatgatatatatatatatatatatatgtatgtactAGGTTTGGTTAGCCTCGTATGGGATTATTCTAAAGCTAACGATGTTTAACATTAAGAAGTGTGAGCACTGCAATAGTGTAATTTCTTTAAGGAAAAAGCTAGGCAGGCCGTCGGTATGCTGTAAgctattgtgtctatctctttcttcctcctttgaaATGACTCCCTTGTCTCTCTTAGCTTATGAACATAGGTGGTTTGCTATCCCCCTTTGATATGTAAATGTTGCTAAGAGAGTAAGCAAGATTAATAAAATGCTAAGGAACTAAATATAATTACTAGGGGAAGTTGTTACCTAAACCACTTAGATAAACACATCCCAAAGAGAGTGGATTATAAAATAGAGATTGTTgcagaaggggaaggggaagcaAGGAAAATGCTAGTATCCCATGACATTGTATGAAATTTTGAGTCAAATttgtaaaaaatattaaaatattaacaTGTTTCTCTTTCCATGCGAGATTAGGAAAATGTAAAAGGactttaaaaaaattctaagaAGTGACATAAATAGCTTGATTAAACACTTACCCAAAGAGAAGGGCTTGTATCATGGAGATTCCTAGGgcaaaagtaaagaaaatgcTATTATGCCAAGATAATGTTTAAAATTTAGAgagaaatttataaaaaaaaaatagtataataTTAATTTGTAACCCTAGAATGGAATGACAATGACTTTGTCCTCTCAATTGAtaagctgtggtgtgcaaaagtCTCATGCTCatcaggaggtctcgagtttgagtctcctGACTGTAACCTATTTCCctccttatcaataaaaaactaaaaaaaaaaaaacactttgtcCTCTCTTTTGACTTGTAAAGATTGAGAAGGTGATATTAAAAATTCGAAGAAAAATACTCGTATGCCATGATGTCattataaattaaatatttttctttccttgaatttttttaattaaaatatcattaaaattTTGGACAAAACAAGGTagggttaaattttttttttttaaatcacacTATCGGCAAAAAGTCAAACACTCCACCATGTAAGCAGGGTTTAAAAAATTAGTTGATGGGGAATTAATCAATTCACATTGGAATCATCGACATGATTAGATCAATTCCCATTGATTCACTCTAATTAATGATTGGTTTTGATCGATTTTTTCCTAATGGCACTAATTGATTTGGATGTCAGACATCCAAGTTTAAACCCTACATGAAATTGGAGGACTCGGATCGTCCCCAACTACTGATGCTTCTACGAGCATCCAACAATccggatccaagggttgggatggCTTGGTCACGCATCCCAACACTTGGGGATGTATGCCCAAACACTCCCAGCCCTTGGACGGATCGTTGGATGCTCGTTTGTGTTGGAGACGATTTTTTCCCGAAATTGAAGGCTAACTTTGTCATACctggatcttctccaatgcCTCAGATGCAACAACTAATAGCAACTAGCAtgtacctaggggtgtcaacggtccgggttggtgcggtttcggtccggttccatctgtttcggtgtgagtttggaagtgaccgaaaccgacccattaaggatttatcggtttcggtccggtgtcggcttcggtgaggtttgggttcgggttggtaccggtttggatttattaggttcatttcggtttagatcggttttttaaaccggtatggagccattaggaaacaaccaaatgatgaattgttgaacttcggtttcttaaatcgatttgtaatcgggttggttttggtttttggtctagtttggattcgattttccatacaaatgtatacaaaactatgcaaattttgatttttttaatgaattttggagtgttttggtttcttaccggtttggtttcggtttcggtccgggttttgagccggtttcggtttggtttcgggttcatccggttttcggtgccgttcggtttggttttggggttacaatactcgaaaccgaaccgaaccaataaggcttcagttcggttcggtccgggttgttatcggttcggtccgaccggttttaccggttcggtttaggaattgacacccctacatgtaCCCAAGTGATTTTCAGCCGTCAGATGTGTATTAGGAAGATTAAGATGGATCCGGTTTCTCTCCTTAATCTCCTACACCCAGGTCTTACCTATAGCTATTTGGTCGAGTATCACGTGGTGAGATGAGATGACAATCCAACGATTTTTGGTGCCTTGTTCTCCGTGCCTTTCTTAAATCGTTGGATCATTCCCTTACCACATGGCACTCTCAGGTAGTTATCGGTCGATCTGGGCGATGGGCATTAAGGAGAAAAGCCGAATCTGATTAAGACCCTTTTTAAGGATTTGGATCCCCTCTCACTTATGGCTAGAGAGACcgggtgaggagagagaaatagaaaatatgaaacataaatagagagagagagagagagagagagaacagtgGCTTGTCCCTCTCCGGCCAACCCCCTAACTTGAGAAGATCTAGATCCCCTCTCGAACACCCTTTCAAACAAGCACGGGCTCTGGAGAAgatctactctctctctctctcattggtcCTTCTCTAAGGTAGGATTCCTCTCTCCATAGGGCCCAAGGATCAGAGTTTGATCTCATGACTAGGGTGATCTTGAACACGTGTCCGGGTCCTCCTTGTTGTGGGATTACTCTATGGAGAGAAGTCAGATCCCCCTCTCCAGCATCCACGCTTGAGAGgattcaaaatccaaatccaactGAGGAGGTGAGGCGTAGAGGATGGATTGGACTCCTCTACGGCTCAACAGGGGTGACAACACATAACCCACGGCCTGAAGCACTTCAAGAAGCGTACCCATGTGTTGGGGTACGGGTGCAACCCCAGTACCCTTGCCGCACCGCTTAGCGGCCACATCCGAAGAGGATCAGGATCCGTATCCAACTTCCTCACACTGACAGACAGAGGGGAGCGCGTCACCCCACTTGCTTGTGGTGGTGCTAGCTTCGACCCCTGGAAACAAAAGTCTTTGGTCGTGGGGTGAAGTGTGGCTTGTGACATCCATATCGTGGGCTCCCACCTTCCACTTGCCACCAATTGGCAAATGATAACTATGAAATCCGGGTTAGTtcgtagaaaaaaaaattcagaaattcGTGGGTCTCTCTCCTGGTCCTGGGTTTGATTTTCTGTAATAAATGACGATGCTCACTACTATAATGGAAGTTGTGGAGAGGAACCATTGTCTTCTTTGGTACTCTGAATTCCGCTCTGCAGTGAAGAAACGATGTGGCCCTTTGGCAGAAAAGGACCCTCTGGGTTCTCAGCTAGTTCAACAGCAGAGGAAGTCACCCAAGGAATAGATGGAACTGGTCTCACGGCCATTGTTACTggtaatattttgtttttggatttccatttctttgttctgtttctttctttctcaatcttctaatttgaattttaatcaatttttcGATCTGGGTATTACAGATACAGCGAATTCAtcgcttttctttcttttttttttcttgttaaaaTCAATCTCTTCCTCCAATACTTATTATAACTGCTTTAGATGGGTTTGCTGGAGATTTCAGTTAGAGATTACGGTTTGTTCTGTGCTTAGCATTCGGAGAACGACTACCTCTTGTGTGATAGAAAGCAGGACtctgtttttcatttatttaatttctcttAATTGGAGTTGGTGTTGATTTCTTTGTGTGGGAtatttttattggtttgattgAGTGGTAAATTCTTACAGTAATGGCTGCTGATTGATCATAAAATTTACGATGGCCTTTTGTTTTATGCCAGACCTTTGGTTCATTTGAATTCTGGACAGCAACGTGAAGTAGTTCGTTATGCCCTTCTGTTACATATAAAAAGATGATGGGTGTCACTGGAAGGGAATcatttatattaattttgtataattttattttctaaatcgCGAGTTCTGAGTAGGAGTTGAATATTTTGTAAAAGATATGTGATGTGTAGTGCATGTTAATTACTAGATCAGTTTCATTATCCATGACTGACTTATCTAAGAATTGTATATGTGTGAAGACGAGTAAGGTTCATACAGCCATATCTATTGGAAATGGCAACAGGGCTGGCTCTGAATGATCCTCCTCTCACCTGATCATATATCCCACAaacatgtctctctctctctctctctctctctctctctctctctccactacAGGGTTTTGGAAGGGCAAATGTACGCAACCTTACCTTtcattatttgaattttttcacGGCGAGAGTACACAAATTATTTACTAGATCAGTTTCTTTATCCATGACTGACTTCTTATCTAATAATTGTGTATGTGTGAAGAGGAGTAAGGTTCATACAACCATGTCTGTTGGAAGTGGTAACAGGGCTGGTTCTGAATGATCCTACTCTCGCCTCATCATATATCCGACAACCTGTCTCTACCTGTCATGTGtttgaaaaaatgaaaactgTAAATgatcaaattaaaaattaaataaacatgTATTGGCTTTTCCTTTCTGGTGGAGTTAGGCATGGTTCTTATCTGTAAAACCTGAACGAGTTTCTTATACTGATATCTATATTTGTGAGGAGAGAAATTGAGGCAACTAACAAATTCCATATCCTTCTTCCTAGAAGAAATGGCACCCCTATGCTGAACCGATTTACAGAGAGATCATATCGATAATatattgattcttcttctattccATACTTATATACCGAGAACCACTGTTACCtgaattttttctaattttttcgaGTAATGATCCAGTTACCCTATTTCTCTGATCCTTTAGGTATGTACTCATGTGGGATTCATATCCTTCTACCTTCTTGGACCTTTATGAATTCACTGCCAGATGCCTTGTTGTTTGCTGATATTCGGAATATACCTGTGAATTGTATTTCCATAGGGTTTCCCTGCATCATCTGTACCTTAATGATTTCCTAGCACTAACCAAATTCCTTTCTCGATTAACTTACACAGATTTGAGATTCCTTTCTCGACAGCAACCCTATGGTATCATATTTTCTTATCCCTCATAATGACACCATACTTGATTGCCTCAACTTACGTCCATAAGCTTTTCACCTCAGAATGAAATTTCGAAGACATTTCCTTATTATGCGTTTTCAACTTCTATAACTTGTGGTACTCTAAGCCTCCACTTTTTTTATGGTGAGCAAGctcctatgtttttttttttttacttgttcaTTGTTCAATTCAGGTGCATTACCCGCAGCTTTTGTAAATCTTCCTGCATCAAGAATTCTGACGGGGTATTTAATTAACTACTACTATTCGGGTGCTCATTATTTTGAAGTCTAGTTAGATTAGGAGAAAGACTTCCAGTCATGGGTTTGGTTTAATCAATTCCAAGGACTATTAGGAGTCAAGTAAAgagttttaaattttttttcatattcccAGAAGTGGTAGGTTTGAGTCAAGGTCTAGAAAGAGGGTCGTCCGGGTAATTTTAATGATAGGTTGcaatttttgaagaaatttttaTTGTAGTTTCTATTGGTAATGTAGAGCTAAGTCACAAATGACCCAACCCCAGAATAGGATCTTAAACACAACCAGATCAGACCCTAGTTCAGTCTCAGTAACATTATATAAATAATCACCCAACAGTAAGTGACAATAGGGTAAAATACCCTTTACAACTTccaaaaatatctaaagatgGTGTTGAATAGCCCCAGCTAAAGAATAAACCAAACAGCAGCCTAACAAGGCTATCACAGAGCATAAACTAGGTTCAAGAACTAGCAAATAAGCCATAAGCtatcttcaagaacagcagtAAGAGATATTGGATAGGGATGAAATTAGCATTGATTGGAGCTCTAAGATAGAGAATAAAACCCTGAAAATTTTAGATTGATCTAACAAACCAGTAAATAATTGATGAAGTTCTTGATTTAGGCGTCAGTTACGGAGATTTCTGATATTAGACACACCAGAACTCTGATCAGCTTCAAATTCCAACCAAGTGGGAGTCCTTAGGTTGGGGGTTGATTCCCAAAAGCTTAGCCCAAACAACCCAAGGAATGATGAGATTGATCCACTCCAAGTTACAGAAAAATCTTCTCAGAAAAACTATATCGTATGGATTGATTTTATATACCTTCGGACAGGAATTCCAACAGTGTATCTTCAATCAGCAGTGTATCTTCAATCAATCAATCCTCAGTCAATAGCATATTTCAGCAGCAAATAACTCCAATCGATTGATGATCAGACCAGCAGCAGATCAAAACTCAACACACAGATCTATTgacaaaaaggaagaaaatagaaaagggaTAATAGTCTCTCTCAGACTAGGGAATATCAACCAAAGCCTCTCACCTTACTGCATCTCACTGGATTTCCTTGCACAAAGCAAACTCGtttcattcataaaatcgtGGGGAGAAGACTCAAAGGTCCCAATTACATATAGTGCAAACTTACCAGAAACAGAGTTAGAAAGCAAATAGGAAAGTACTAGAGGCCTCTTACAAGAGACTCTTGAGGCTTTCAGACCAATAAAAGCCTCTTACATTGCAGCCTTTCTTTAGTTCTTGATTTGTTTCTATAAATTCATTAGTGGGGCCAAACACTGTTTGCAgaacctccttttttttttctttctttatttatttattatttattattatttttttatggtgtATATgtaggccccaaggagagttgaactcaagagtgttgctccttgccaactgagctactCCTTGGGATTAACATTTGTATTGAGAGTTGAACTCATCAGTTTGCAGAATCTTGTAGCTGTAGGTTATTTAGACTGCTTTGGagagaagattttattttgactACTTGGATGACATCCAACTTAGGAGTTTTCAAATTCCATAAAATCGGAGCACTTCCCGAGGTCCCTTATTAGCTGCTCTTTTTTAGACCTGATATATCATTCttccttcttcattttttgTAGAGCATGTTTACCTATGATCACTTGCCAAACTAATTAAAGGTATATAGGTGGGGTGTCGGGGTTGTGAGTATGTCTAGGAGTCAAATCCAACAACTAGATGCATGCTTAGTTGGCTAATATAGATATGCCAACTTGGTATGGACACATGACTACATAACGATTTACATTTGATttctaagaaagaaagaaaatcaataaTTTATGCACTCATTATTTTATCCAGAAGTCAGTCAGGAACTATAAATGGGACAAAGAATAAAACCTTGTTATTGAGAGCAAAATGCTAGTTGGAGATGGGTTTAACAATGAATGttcacttttcttctttttttttcccctaattaAAAAATGCTTTAGAGGGCATCCCTGGTTTGATCTGTACCATTGACTTTTCATAACTTGTTCGGTGCATTTGGTACCTATTATTTTTAACTATTAGATGCTTATGTCTGTTGTAATTACAGGAGCATCAAGTGGTATTGGGACTGATACAGCACGTGTTCTTGCGCTGCATGGAGTTCATGTTGTTATGGGCGTGAGGGACACAGCCGCCGGAAGGAAAGTCCAAGAAGCAATCATGAAGGAAGTACCCACTGCTAAAGTGGATGTGATGGAATTAGATCTCAGTTCAATGGCATCAGTGAGGAAATTTGCATCAGATTTTCATTCCTCTGGTCTTCCTCTGAACATTCTTATGTAAGAGATGAAGTTGTAGGAGAGATTGCATTGCTTACTTGTGACTCCTGTCTCTCTTCCTTTTAGTCATCTGTGCTTTTGGATAGTGGATTACTGTGATATGCACTTCTTGTTGTCTCTGTTTATGGACCTCTTGTTTTCTTCCCTGGCTTAGTAAGAAGAGGATAGTGATTTTTGTCTTCTTTGAATTAAGTAATAATGCAGGTATTATGGCTGCTCCTTTCATGCTTTCGCAAGACAACATAGAAATGCAATTTGCGACAAACCATGTAGGTATGTTGTAGAGACATTCCAAGATTTAACATGAGATTCTTCATTGTATACATGAGTTTATATTGTAGCTTTGGAATTGTTGTTTGCAATTTGTCACCTTTGATAGAGTTGGAACTAATATTACAAGATCTCATGGTTTTGCAGGCCATTTTCTTTTAACAAATCTTTTGTTGGAGACAATGAAGAGTACAGCACATGAAAGTAAGAAAGAGGGAAGAATTGTTTGTGTTTCATCAGAGGCTCACCGGAGGCCATATCCCGAAGGAATTCGTTTTGATAAAATCAATGATAAACCAGGGTATCACTTTTCTGACAATCATTCATAATGGCTGTATTCTACAATTTGAAATCTCAAAGGAGCAATTTAGGATCCCGACATTAACTTATGCCTATGTTCTTGCCATGTATTTCGTTTAAATAATATGAGGTGTTTGCTTGAGGATGGTCTATGAATTGGAATTGTTGAAGGCATTTTAATTTATCCTTGGACTTGCTAATTTTTCAGGTATGCAGCCTGGAGTGCCTATGGCCAATCAAAGCTTGCGAACGTATTGCATGCTAAAGAACTTAATAGGCGGCTAAAGGTACCCGATCAATTCATGGATCAAAATTATTTCTGAAATATTAAATCTAAAGTAActtcccttccccccccccccctcttccctcttccctcttcttcctcttgttaGACATGCAAGCTTGATTACATTCACTTGGAATAGTTTTTAGGTGGGAGTGTTGATAAGAGAGGGGAGGGTGAAGGCAGGACTCAGGCGGGAGTCTTGGCTATAGAAGCACAAAACTTTACCTGCTGACCTGGCACCTTCAACTTTAAAGTGTTTGTGAACGACATTTTTGAGGAACTTTTCCTTGTTTGAGATTATGattaaaatatcatttctcaatTATGTGCCAAAATTAACATTATTGTATCTTAGACACTACGCTTTTGTTTTTCTGCCCTACTAGGAAAGGGCTTTTCACCATAGCTTGCAGAGCCTTCTTATCCCTCTACCCCCCACCCCTAACCTATCCCTTGAAAAATAAATGTTTGCTCAAATATCTGGCAGAGTGGAGTGGAAGTGCTTTTGTATTTCTGACACTAAATTTGTTTGTTTCTACAAAGAGATTCTTGGTTTTGGGGCTATAGGGCTATTAGAATGTACTGAGCCCTTATATGTTGCTGTATATCTCATGACAAGAAAAacaataccctactttttatgAGCCATTAAAGAGATCAACTAGACTAGCACATGATCCTGATATGTATCTGTATACGTACAAGTGGGTGGGGATCACCATATGGCAACTTGGTGCTTAAATTTCG
It includes:
- the LOC122073922 gene encoding short-chain dehydrogenase TIC 32, chloroplastic-like, whose protein sequence is MWPFGRKGPSGFSASSTAEEVTQGIDGTGLTAIVTGASSGIGTDTARVLALHGVHVVMGVRDTAAGRKVQEAIMKEVPTAKVDVMELDLSSMASVRKFASDFHSSGLPLNILINNAGIMAAPFMLSQDNIEMQFATNHVGHFLLTNLLLETMKSTAHESKKEGRIVCVSSEAHRRPYPEGIRFDKINDKPGYAAWSAYGQSKLANVLHAKELNRRLKEEGVDITANSLHPGVIATNLLRHHSFLNGIFTSIGKFLVKNTQQGAATTCYVALHPAVKGVGGEYFSDSNIADPTSQAKDVELAKKLWEFSMSLTG